A segment of the Trifolium pratense cultivar HEN17-A07 linkage group LG7, ARS_RC_1.1, whole genome shotgun sequence genome:
atgcacggactgttcagattatagtcatgcacggactctacatcagttttacatcgttgctggatggtgtcagttttagatcatgcaggatcatcatcaatacagttttaaatcatgtcggatctcggttatcatcaaccatctcactcataaagaggagtctcacagttttatatcatgtttggatatgggctccagatctcggataacataatcccatcttcggccacttttcataaacataatctattttcatcaattattggaattcacatgattcccataacacaattattcatgaatgcatgattacttttaaacacatcaaatacatgacgctatctagctcgaagctattcattcactgatgcggaaacacaattccaacatctaacacattaggataacacaatatcctatcactcaaatcataattattcacatgataattatctgcataaccatttttatacacataagtttcatttacacttatgtcataaaacacacatcatttccttaacattgcaaattaatgctaaaacataaacatagtcacttgaactacaagtcattgcatacgcgtgcgaatcatataacgattaacaataagcattaacaacatcaacatgtatcaacaaacatgtaaggatacccttaaaccatgttacaagtgcctaattgtacttaaaacaattatcaaaaagttgctgtcacagtgctgttcgctgagcgaatccgtagcgaacacgtagcgaacacgtagcgaacacgtagcgaacacgttcgctgtagcgaacaggtagcgaactacatcagagggttgcaggtacatggcgaacagatagcgaacccgtagcgaacttattcgctaagcgaatccgtagcgaatccgtagcgaacttattcgctgagcgaatccgtagcgaatccgtagcgaactacaccagaaatatctgttcttgagttttctaaggcggtttaacattgaatcaactcaaaaattcatccaaacatgttataaattcatataaacagccattccaaacatatatggtatcaaggaacattaatcatcccttccaaacatccaaatacctcaaataatcaaaatcatgccaatttcttgcaaaataagcaaagttgcataaacatgcaaatcattgatcaaacatctacatattcccattttcaactccccaaagttgtttacctcatctaccatgagttcactacacatgttaggatcaaaagaatccattttccattaagaaaatcacccacaaaacccacaagaaaatagagtggaaagagtttgggaatggaggaatcgacatcctcccctcttccgaatcactcacgaatatgtaatctaactctcgtaccttagctcgacgaatccacaagcttgctcttctctttctctcccacgagctctccctctccctcatgagctccttgccctagctaagctcttcaacttctcatggattgcaacttatgagactattcatggttgacttggctacttatagctctctctctattctcatggatcaaagcccacttggcttaggcccaatgcctattccacgcccaaaggcccaaacaacataacttctcgctcattaacttacgttctcgctaaatgattattcgccgcttaataatttaattataaatcacgccctcgcgtaataaaataattaaataacgaatactaaattttgggtcgttacaactctaccccccttaaaagattttcgccctcgaaaattacccgactaaaacacaactccggataaactccctcatccgacttgctaattcccaacttgcattctaaccaacgggtttCTTAGTCATAACACCTTAACCGATACGGTCTCTTACACAAACCCCGATTCAAAATCACACTTCTTCCGAATTCATACCAACAACACATACAAACTCCAAATcataccaagtttgacaaaatcagtcaatcccaatcgacacaatctcgtctactcatcaacaatagatcaaggacagctaatcccttgatttgtcgatagatagtcaacaatcgtgatgatggcataaaccattctcatcaaactacttaaaactttctcttaacatcttacggtactcgcagcaccactccaaaacaaaaccacttaacccaaaatactccgaaagacccttccgttgcatacttcacaacttttcaaacTCCATAAGTTCTTgactgcgtcgaatctcactccaaccattcattcggtagcacaacttctacgctcatttgttgtccgacctctcaaagttcttaacacattccaaaaatatattatctccaaccgtcaaattcttttccttcgTAACTCCCAAATCATTGCGTCGAACCccatcataactgttttattttccaaataatctcttatccaatttctgacttccttaacatgaccttcccgatatcatttcctgtcgaaatattcttatccaaaatattaccttaagtcactcgtcgactcactatcatcccaccgttcacgacgaaaatatccataatcatttatttccttcccACATGGTATTACTATACTATTCCCATAGATACGATGTGTCCGACATCTCtaatctccaccgacttttccatttcatagttaactttttccaattgctacaaaacatcatTTGACACTTACTTTGAGCATTGCTTCCAAATTCTTAatacacattttccaaacacaacaatcacttatgtgtgagatagtcctttccgcaaattcttacttgacataagtcactttcttacgtctctctaatactcgtgctcgacacgtttccaaaggctaactttcttatccccaaacatccaaaggtaacacttcgcacttagtttctcaaatctttccaagaaatgaccactcggttcaaacatactcaacctttataaatccttcctaggctcttcttgatcacctagtaattctgtatttaaatctcagctactatcaagagttgatttccaaacaaccatgatctccgtcttgttgattccaacacaactctcatcagattcctctgaaaacttttcatcaacaaagcttccatctttatcactcttcctcctctttgaggatgaaccatcaagtgaaagacaaccaaacaatggaacattcttgctacgagtttcgctagaaacaccaccagtcccacttattgtaatcgggttttcggttccctaaccacaccttccatccttgacatcaatctcccatttaacttaaccctcaaggtatccaccattcgcatactcgtcgtatgatcatcactaggttttcttaccctcgacgcacacgtcttcttcgtttcccagcaacggtgttcacttaacattcaatctgctccatcgttccccaatggccacattctccctacggctaaacaacttcattccgactcactccgaaatgatcatctgatacttcctccaaagtattctccaaataagaactccacttcgaacaatgctactcaattttaaacaatccacttcaagaacatctctattcgtccttacttctcgcgttcgaaacatcttggagagacaaaatcttctcccccacttatctcaaacccacctttacacttccactagaacatccggtgtaagcacctaaccgtcctatcgattccaaataTATTCCTctcaagagaaatctaataccgacagcattcacatgcatgtcgtatgcaaagggtaaacataaggtaagatatctaagcatctactcaaaaccccggtgcagtcctcttgacatacacaccactgcaaaatacataaacacactattcccgtCTATGCTAAcgtaacaacctacgtaacaactagcatacataattactaccacatgtctatacatatatttataactaaactatatgtaagacaatgaaacatccatgtacacaagacatcgagtcaagtacatgcattacatttcgtttgtccgcatacttacaacatctactcaaacatgtataaaacatagcatgttctcaaacaagttcccatcatgagaatacattcacatagttcaattaaagaaccacactaagtactagtaatcaatctaccacatgttataaacaaacatataacaacacacattaggatctacttacatcctactcctttctcactctagtgaaaaattcattttcacttactcaaaagaaaataatcttatattttcaacaaaatcttcatcacatgcagttttacatcatgctggatcatcaACTGTTAGtaataagcatctacaaaccaaaagttcaaaccacacaaatttttaaaacttaagcataaaaatactcaaccactacttgacttgataacttataacaatgataagtatcaatcgcatcaagtacacacaacaagaaaagacagacacaactggcacacacgctcactcgatctgactgcacagaccggctctgattgacacacaacctcacagtccgaagacaactgctctgataccactttgtaacacccaaacccgttatttaattaactctgcctttataaaatctttttcgaaaatacgcagcggaaaaattaaaaatctgatttataaagcgctggtttgaatatcacaaacttcattcaaagataatactaatacatttatctagtaaaatattcgaatgaactaaaaacaaaacctcgcatcgaacgatgcgttattagttatacaaaacggatacttttcaaatgaaagcttaagaccaacagagtatactaagaggactacatgcgtatacatataaaaacccctttttcccgtgtctcaatcagagcagagcttcaccattgcactcggacgaggctaacacattacctgtcaacctggacccccaaaggtccagcaattaacacaaagcagagagttagaaaacataaacataaatataagtgtgagtagtatactacacacttcacacgctatcatacatttctaactcacgcacatacatcgtcaaatacgactaccaattaatcattcatttacaaacacaccaatcatatagtttcacgtcttctcggacactaccaaagtgtacattttatagtcatgacggactctacacttgttcattttatagtcatgacggactctacatttgttcattttatagtcatgacggactctactcatataccaagacatggcaacaatcacagtattaaacaattagtaaataccaaagcttaacacatacggaaaacacattacaatccgatcagataatgtcacataacaattatcaaatacatgtgcatttaccctaatgcatctaatgccaattatccaatgtcatgtcatccctagacacgactaatgcatgtggtaccatttccacgttgttcagatttcagtcatgacggactgttcagattatagtcatgcacggactgttcagattatagtcatgcacggactgttcagattatagtcatgcacggactctacatcagttttacatcgttgctggatggtgtcagttttagatcatgcaggatcatcatcaatacagttttaaatcatgtcggatctcggttatcatcaaccatctcactcataaagaggagtctcacagttttatatcatgtttggatatgggctccagatctcggataacataatcccatcttcggccacttttcataaacataatctattttcatcaattattggaattcacatgattcccataacacaattattcatgaatgcatgattacttttaaacacatcaaatacatgacgctatctagctcgaagctattcattcactgatgcggaaacacaattccaacatctaacacattaggataacacaatatcctatcactcaaatcataattattcacatgataattatctgcataaccatttttatacacataagtttcatttacacttatgtcataaaacacacatcatttccttaacattgcaaattaatgctaaaacattaacatagtcacttgaactacaagtcattgcatacgcgtgcgaatcatataacgattaacaataagcattaacaacatcaacatgtatcaacaaacatgtaaggatacccttaaaccatgttacaagtgcctaattgtacttaaaacaattatcaaaaagttgctgtcacagtgctgttcgctgagcgaatccgtagcgaacacgtagcgaacacgtagcgaacacgtagcgaacacgttcgctgtagcgaacaggtagcgaactacatcagagggttgcaggtacatggcgaacagatagcgaacccgtagcgaacttattcgctaagcgaatccgtagcgaatccgtagcgaacttattcgctgagcgaatccgtagcgaatccgtagcgaactacaccagaaatatctgttcttgagttttctaaggcggtttaacattgaatcaactcaaaaattcatccaaacatgttataaattcatataaacagccattccaaacatatatggtatcaaggaacattaatcttcccttccaaacatccaaatacctcaaataatcaaaatcatgccaatttcttgcaaaataagcaaagttgcataaacatgcaaatcattgatcaaacatctacatattcccattttcaactccccaaagttgtttacctcatctaccatgagttcactacacatgttaggatcaaaagaatccattttccattaagaaaatcacccacaaaacccacaagaaaatagagtggaaagagtttgggaatggaggaatcgacatcctcccctcttccgaatcactcacgaatatgtaatctaactctcgtaccttagctcgacgaatccacaagcttgctcttctctttctctcccacgagctctccctctccctcatgagctccttgccctagctaagctcttcaacttctcatggattgcaacttatgagactattcatggttgacttggctacttatagctctctctctattctcatggatcaaagcccacttggcttaggcccaatgcctattccacgcccaaaggcccaaacaacataacttctcgctcattaacttacgttctcgctaaatgattattcgccgcttaataatttaattataaatcacgccctcgcgtaataaaataattaaataacgaatactaaattttgggtcgttacaatccttaTGTGTTACCACTTCCACCGAATTGATGTGAGTGAAAAAAACAATACACTTTTAACTGAGTAGCCTGCACCGAGATCAAGGTGCCACACCCATCTATCATATATATTTACCAGCAAAAAAAGAAGTCTTAAAAACCGCACAACACTCCATAACCAACTCATCCTCCCAAGCAAACAAACGCCTATGCCATCTCTATCGGTTCCCcacagggacggatccagacatGATATATTGGTGtggctaaaaaaattatgttcacaaactctatagttaaaaaaaaaaatcacgcttGCAGATTAGTTGAAGAAATAGTTTCATCTCTACAAAGCAcgttaaaaaataacaaaataacaaaaaaaagaagaatcaTATTTGTAGTTGTAGAGTTGAGAGGAAAGTAagagaataaaatttaatatgttattgagatcaatTAAAATATACAGTATTATCAATAAAAGTGTATAAACCtttaatgataaattttaaattatccgataaattttaaattaaaccTTTAATGTTGGtgaatttcaataacatatcaaattattttaaatttttgtaaactTTTACATGAATTATCTAGatgatatgaattttaaatttaacgataaattttgtaaattttatactcGTTAAAATGTTATCGGTACAATTtaatttcaagaaattaaaaGCCAAAAAGGAACCTATATAGGACTTGAGCTCAGGACCCTTGAGTAAATGGGGGGATACATAACCACTGAGCCAAAAACATAATTGTGATAATATTAGtagttatacatatatatacaataattCTGGTGTGGTTATAGCCACAGTCATCCCCTACATGCATCCGTCCCTGGTTCCCCACCACTACCGGTTCCCGAACACACATGCATACATGCAACCTGACCACTACACCACCATTTGATATTATCTCATCATTAGATCATATGTCACGTCGTTTAAAACATATCACATCGCcaatttatagttaaaaattatgatagagAGATCAAAAttgttgaattttaaaatagagaacCAAATCtacaaaatgataaaaataggGGAACCAAAACTGCGATTAAGCCTAtgtaaaaataacaaaagagaAGGATAGTTTATTATGCCAATTTCCAAATAccatttaacaaaagaaaatcaaataattcaacTAAAGTGGTTAACGAGCTTTTCCTTATATTGTTCGGAAATTCGAATTTGATTTATGGTAGAAATAAATtatatcaaattttacttaattCGTGACCAAATTCTGATAATTATTAGAGTACTTCTTTTCCAAGTctgaatattaaaataataataataataataataataataataataataaaaaaaaaacaaaaagagagagagaaaaaatgaaGTTGAATAGAGTTGAAGCTGACACTGTTACTTTCATTCGTTTTGGTGTGTCTATGTGATGTCTGAGAAACTTGTTTGAAATCCAAATTCTCATTTCAAACAAAGTTAAACAATTTCTGATCTTCATTCGTCTCAATGCAAACTCCCGACGACATTCGCAACCTTCCCATCGACATCACTTTTTCTCGTCTCGGAGGttacattcattcattcatcattatcattttccgttttcaatttcatttccattttttcaattttaatttctgatttcaaatttttcatctTTCAAGAATGGTTGGTCGATCGCAAAAGAGTACCAGCTGATTGGCGGAAACGCGTGGCAGCAATTAAGGCTCGAATTTCCAAGGAATTCTCATCCCTCCCTAAGGATTCTGATCCCCTTTTTCAAACCCTAGACCCTgaaggttattttttttttcttcctattttttagattgaaaactatatatatatatatatatatatatatatatatatatatatatatatatatatatatatatatatatacaattttaaattatcatATAAGCAAGTGTATAAATTATGTCCCAACAATTACAGAGAGAATGTTGTTAAACTTTTTTGTTACTGgttttaagttgttttcatataaattaTACTGGGAGCTTATTGATTATAAGAAATTTTGGTGGGTGACTTTGCTTGCATAAGATGGGATTATTATAGTGGCATTGCTTTATCTTTTTTCAGAGATTGGTTATTTAGAGGCCAAACAGATATATGATATTCTCTTGAATTCTACTACGGAAAGCAGGAACATATTTGGTCGACTATCTGGTTCTGCGGTGAGATACTCATACCCGTTGTTAGTGATTCTCAAATTATGTATGATTGTTGTCgtcatcattatcattattattatattattatttgggTAGGGTGCATGGGAAGCAATTGTGCGGTCTTTTGAGAAAGATCATGTTTTTCTTGGTGAGGCTGCGCTTATTATCACCCAAAATGTGAACTATGAAATGTAAGCAAtgtgttctttttgtttttcattatattttgtGTAGAAAATGACACGTGAGAGAGTATTGTtctgtttctttttattttagtttgtcACTGTgctgtttgttttttattatgaaGCCCTTATCAGAGAAAGCAGGTGCAGAAGATTCAACAGCAGCTGGCAGAACTTGACCGCAAGGAGGCTGATATAAAAAGAAGTGCTGCACTCTCGGCAGCAAAATATGTTGAAGCTTGTCAAGAGCTTGGCCTACAGGTTTGGATTTGTGTGGTGTATTTATTTGCTTTTAAATGGAGATTGTGGTTGATTATATTGTTTTGCAGGGGAAAAATGTCAGATTAGAACTTTTGGAAACAGCAAAATCACTTCCGAGTACGTTTCGCAGGATTTTGGATGTTGTGAATAGCGATAACATTTCACAGGCAATCGAATATTATTGCAATTTTGTCAGAGATGCTCACACCGAAAAGGAAGTAAGGGAGAACTGTAACTATTGttcattttattgttttcatTTATACCTGATGGGCTTAGAGTTGACatgattttattgttttcattGTTCCTGCTACTCTCTTGAATTATCTCAATAGAAGGATGGGCTTAGAGTTGACAtgatttttgaataaattaattaGTATAATGAATGCAGAAATCTTCCGAAGCTGTGCTGCAAAACTTGAGGAACATGCGTGAAAATCCTCCATCTTTAAATGTTGCTGTTGACTCTGAGGTTATTAATACTGTTCACCCAAGTAACCAGGAATCAAACCCTGCAGTAAGCGATGTGGAATTTGCTGCTCCTGACATTGACTGGGATATTTCAGTGGAAAGCTCACAAATTGATTGGGACATTGGAACCGTAGAAGAAACCGAGGATACTGGTAATGGCTTGGGTCCGTATGAAATCATTAATGCCTCTGAGGCCATACAGACTTCTTCATCAACTGAGGATGTTGGATCTGATCCAACAATATCAAACGAAGAACTTTGCTCACATGCAGATATATCCTGGGATATTAGTGTTGAATCTGCTAATGTTGATGTGATTGACGATGTTAATGCATCAAATGCAGTGCTAGACAATCAGACTTCTCTTCCAGATGCCTTATCTCAATTGACAGAAAACAAGGAAGGCAAGAGCCAGCTTTTAGACACAGAGTACAGGAATAAGATTCTTGATGATCTATATGAggtatatactatataatagTTATGCTTACTCATTAATCTATCAAGATCTTGTTTTTGCTcatataatttcaaatattaaACCCTGGACATACAGAAAGAAACATAAAACtgcaatttttgttaaaatttatttagttcTTTTGCTATTAAACAGTTGCCTGCCTTGGATAAACTTATGAGTTAGATCCCATGAAATTGCCAGattaaatcttatttatttgtattgaATTTTTATGCCATCAGGTGAAATCCTTCTTAAATCAACGGTTAGCTGAATTGAAGAACGAGGAAACTTTGTCACTGCAAAATCAAGTGCAGGCAGTTTCTCCCTTTGTTCTACAACAGCATGCTGCTGATGCTATAGAAACGATGCAAGGTGATGTTTCTTTGGCAATTTCATTGCTGACAAATAGGAAGACAAGGGATCTGGTTATGATTCTCAACTCCAAAAGGTATACTTGATATTTTATAACTAAGATTTCATGTTTATGAGAAGTACATTGATTGAGATGAATTCAGCTGTGTCAGATTTTGTATCTATTCATTGTGTTAATGACTTGGTGGACTATCCTTTGTGGCCAAACTTTAGATTTCTAGACAGACTAGTCAACTCTCTGGAGGAAAAGAAACATCATGAAGTCAAGTTGAAAGATGGATTGAAGGACTTGGCAACTAAGCGCATGGAACTGCAGAATTCATTATCTTCATTGTGGCCTAAACAAGTGAGTTCTACTTGTGTGTGCTTGTTCTATTTTAGTTGACAGTATTCATAATGCTAATTTCATGCATTATAGTCTGATTTAAGATCAGAAAGTCGTTGGACAAATCCATGCATCTCTTCCTTCCCTTctttgttccatttttttttggtaggcAAAGAAGtgacatttcttatttataTCTAATTATCATCCATCAGGAGACAACAGTTCAGCTGTTTGGTCATATTGAACCACGAGCTATAGTACATTCACCAGCTCAATTACCCAGTTtggttttaaaacattgattttcTGTCTATGGTTTCTTTAGTGAGATTAGTTTTCTTTcctcaaaaatataacaaatgagTGTGTATAAATTGCTTGGGAGGTCATTAAGATATGATAATAATAGGGTAGGGTGGGCATCACTTTCAACCCATAGAGTATTTCTCACAGCATCACTGATTTACTATAATTCTTTCTTGTGAAAAAGTTATGATATGATGTTTTAGTAGAACGGAACAATgtcatttctttttaatttgtttgttttctctTTGCTACAATTAGGAGATAGAAATCAATGTATTGCTTCCGTGTTACTATAACCCCCTTTTTCTCTATTGTCCTTATTCTTGATTCTCTGCTACCAAGCAGAGAAAAAGCTCTATTCCATTCCATATGCATCTGTAGACAACTAATCTTTACATATTATTTCCTCCTTACCCCCCTTCCCTGGTTTCTTTCTGTTCTTATACAAGAGACATGCTAAGTTTTGAGTGAATCGCAGGATGCGGCTGTGGGAAAAACAAAGGAACTGAAAAAACTGTGCGAGAATACACTTTCATCCATGTTTGATGGAAGACCAGTTAATATAATTGGAGAGATCAACACTCTGTTGACCAGTGGTCTTGGAGCATGATGAAGATCTGATTAAAGAAGAGAAGTTTCCTTTGATAATGATAAAGCCTTTAGGTGGATAATGACTACAGATAAAATAACTGAATAATGGGTTTTATGGGGTAgaacctttcctttttctttttgttcttattttcacAGTACCTGTTATTTTTGACAACTTATACAATGCAAATTCACACAGACATGTTATAGATTAAGAACTAAGAAGTAACTTGTGGTACTTGGTCGTCATTTGAAACTGTCCTTATTGATCTTATAAGCAGAAGA
Coding sequences within it:
- the LOC123896806 gene encoding CDK5RAP3-like protein, coding for MQTPDDIRNLPIDITFSRLGEWLVDRKRVPADWRKRVAAIKARISKEFSSLPKDSDPLFQTLDPEEIGYLEAKQIYDILLNSTTESRNIFGRLSGSAGAWEAIVRSFEKDHVFLGEAALIITQNVNYEIPYQRKQVQKIQQQLAELDRKEADIKRSAALSAAKYVEACQELGLQGKNVRLELLETAKSLPSTFRRILDVVNSDNISQAIEYYCNFVRDAHTEKEKSSEAVLQNLRNMRENPPSLNVAVDSEVINTVHPSNQESNPAVSDVEFAAPDIDWDISVESSQIDWDIGTVEETEDTGNGLGPYEIINASEAIQTSSSTEDVGSDPTISNEELCSHADISWDISVESANVDVIDDVNASNAVLDNQTSLPDALSQLTENKEGKSQLLDTEYRNKILDDLYEVKSFLNQRLAELKNEETLSLQNQVQAVSPFVLQQHAADAIETMQGDVSLAISLLTNRKTRDLVMILNSKRFLDRLVNSLEEKKHHEVKLKDGLKDLATKRMELQNSLSSLWPKQDAAVGKTKELKKLCENTLSSMFDGRPVNIIGEINTLLTSGLGA